In one Hemitrygon akajei chromosome 3, sHemAka1.3, whole genome shotgun sequence genomic region, the following are encoded:
- the nmur1a gene encoding neuromedin-U receptor 1, translating to MQLPPREEFIPNCTELYFPDNQMHFLQTVFHCNSTLQKHNFSRTSTNELNRVMTRGEFLLQSLGPRRWNFFIPACVTYLCIFLVGSVGNALTCFVIAKHKIMRTPTNYYLFSLAISDLLVLIVGMPLEVYEMWRNYPFLFGQVGCYFKTFLFETVCFASVLNVTALSAERYIAVVHPFKAKSIVTRTHVKRVIIALWVLSVCLAVPNTSLHGIQYLKTPSGELIEESALCMLLKPIWVYNVIIQITTVLFYFIPMITLSVLYLLIGLQLKRERAFSGVKPYSTNGNNQTGRNRQEKAKNRQITKMLFVLVIVFGICWALFHTDRLMWIQIAYKNGQMLILYQIVHIISGVFFYFSSAVNPILYNLMSTRFREMFKEVICKRKSQSYKPTQYSTSVTRMTSHSTVLESSSCNGIPLSEIEN from the exons ATGCAACTACCGCCAAGGGAAGAATTCATCCCAAACTGCACTGAGCTGTATTTCCCGGACAATCAAATGCATTTTCTTCAGACCGTCTTCCACTGCAACTCAACCTTACAAAAGCACAACTTCTCCCGGACCTCCACTAACGAACTGAACCGTGTTATGACGAGAGGAGAGTTCCTGCTGCAGAGTTTGGGTCCCAGGAGGTGGAACTTCTTCATACCGGCTTGTGTTACCTACCTCTGCATCTTTCTGGTGGGTTCCGTTGGAAATGCGTTAACGTGCTTCGTTATCGCCAAGCACAAGATTATGCGAACACCGACCAATtattatttattcagtttggcGATTTCGGATCTGCTGGTCCTAATCGTGGGCATGCCTTTGGAGGTTTATGAAATGTGGAGGAACTACCCGTTCCTCTTCGGTCAGGTGGGATGCTACTTTAAAACGTTCCTTTTCGAGACTGTTTGCTTTGCCTCTGTACTTAACGTCACAGCCCTCAGTGCCGAGAGGTATATTGCGGTGGTTCATCCCTTTAAAGCGAAATCCATTGTTACCAGAACTCATGTGAAACGAGTTATTATAGCGCTTTGGGTACTCTCGGTTTGTTTGGCCGTTCCCAACACTAGCTTGCACGGCATTCAGTATCTGAAGACACCGTCTGGCGAACTCATTGAGGAATCCGCTCTGTGCATGCTGCTAAAGCCCATTTGGGTGTATAATGTCATCATTCAGATCACCACCGTGCTCTTTTACTTCATCCCGATGATCACCCTGAGTGTACTGTACTTGCTAATCGGTCTGCAGCTAAAACGAGAGAGAGCATTCTCCGGGGTCAAGCCCTACTCAACAAATGGCAATAACCAGACCGGTCGGAACCGACAGGAGAAGGCGAAGAACCGTCAAATTACCAAAATGCTGT TTGTTCTGGTAATTGTGTTTGGAATCTGCTGGGCGCTGTTTCACACAGATCGATTAATGTGGATTCAGATTGCGTACAAGAATGGACAAATGCTCATATTGTATCAGATTGTACACATTATCTCTggagtgtttttctattttagcTCTGCTGTCAATCCAATCCTCTACAACCTCATGTCTACCAGATTCAGAGAGATGTTTAAAGAAGTGATATGCAAGCGGAAATCCCAAAGTTACAAACCCACACAGTATTCAACAAGTGTGACCAGGATGACATCCCATAGCACAGTATTGGAGTCCAGTTCCTGCAATGGAATCCCATTGTCTGAAATTGAAAACTGA